The following coding sequences are from one Lolium rigidum isolate FL_2022 chromosome 6, APGP_CSIRO_Lrig_0.1, whole genome shotgun sequence window:
- the LOC124659080 gene encoding uncharacterized protein LOC124659080, translated as MRIIDQALPQVLKGIVDQVAKLEQPGCTNENLANDDGQWVEAGKVFESFIGLTVQICYCLDASGFAKALVVANLTVDTLVLKLKKILELYKYPTTDFPSIRRATLELMTWMVGNNKYRETILQCGVYEQLKEVAKTRGKLESFQLFHCDVGVGSDHTSSISSLVSNLRAQLELCPDFHERSRYYGEHARTITVLLA; from the exons ATGAGAATAATAGACCAGGCACTGCCGCAG GTGCTGAAAGGCATCGTTGACCAAGTGGCCAAGCTGGAGCAGCCAGGATGTACCAATGAAAATTTAGCTAAT GATGATGGCCAGTGGGTTGAAGCAGGAAAGGTGTTTGAGAGTTTTATAGGCCTCACTGTGCAAATTTGTTACTGCCTGGATGCAAGTGGTTTTGCCAAAGCACTGGTTGTTGCCAACCTAACTGTGGATACGTTGGTCCTGAAGCTTAAGAAGATATTAGAATTATACAAGTATCCAACTACTGATTTTCCTAGCATAAGGCGAGCTACACTTGAGCTTATGACCTGGATGGTAGGAAACAACAAGTACAGAGAGACAATCCTGCAGTGTGGAGTGTACGAGCAACTGAAAGAAGTGGCAAAGACTCGTGGAAAACTTGAGAGCTTTCAACTGTTTCACTGTGATGTTGGGGTTGGTAGCGACCATACATCATCCATCTCTTCTCTCGTGAGTAATTTACGGGCACAGCTTGAGCTCTGCCCCGATTTCCATGAAAG ATCACGCTACTACGGGGAACATGCACGCACCATAACGGTTTTACTTGCTTAA